A window of candidate division KSB1 bacterium contains these coding sequences:
- a CDS encoding glycosyl hydrolase, protein MDLKLLTLFLAGLAVVLMVGCQSGVDHPQPVNPDTIPEARALLDFLYEIRGEYVLSGHHNGPNNPLQYSTAVEEMTGSMPVVWGSDFSFNFRGNDPAVVRSNMVETAKELYARGHIITLMWHACFPADGDSCDHESIWLWKPGVSEQQWDSLTTPGTQLNQQWREQVDHVAVHLKELQKANVPVLWRPYHEMNGIWFWWCDKRGEDGFQKLWKMMYDRLVNHHNLNNLIWVWNPNAPRDTPGDEAYDYDLYFPGLEYVDVLAADVYHNDYKQSHHDDLIELAGDKVISLGEIGKMPEPDILDEQPQWTWFMGWANWLFKANDPDSVRALYNSPRVLTMDEIEKNAKGEYRVTLE, encoded by the coding sequence ATGGATTTAAAACTTTTGACCCTCTTTCTGGCCGGTTTGGCTGTTGTACTGATGGTGGGATGCCAATCCGGTGTCGATCATCCGCAACCGGTTAATCCCGATACCATACCGGAGGCGCGTGCCTTGCTGGATTTTCTGTACGAGATCAGAGGCGAATATGTGTTGTCCGGACATCATAATGGTCCCAATAATCCGCTGCAATATTCAACGGCTGTTGAAGAAATGACCGGTTCAATGCCTGTGGTCTGGGGATCAGATTTCAGTTTCAATTTTCGCGGCAATGATCCGGCGGTTGTCAGGAGCAACATGGTCGAGACAGCAAAGGAATTGTATGCCAGGGGACATATCATCACATTAATGTGGCATGCCTGTTTTCCCGCGGACGGCGATTCCTGTGATCATGAGAGCATCTGGTTGTGGAAGCCGGGAGTCTCTGAGCAGCAATGGGACAGTTTGACGACTCCGGGCACGCAGCTGAATCAACAATGGCGGGAACAGGTTGATCATGTGGCTGTGCATTTGAAGGAACTGCAAAAAGCAAATGTTCCGGTGCTCTGGCGGCCCTACCATGAGATGAACGGTATCTGGTTCTGGTGGTGTGACAAAAGGGGAGAGGACGGTTTCCAAAAGCTGTGGAAAATGATGTATGATCGTCTGGTCAATCATCATAACCTCAACAATCTGATCTGGGTATGGAATCCCAACGCACCGCGCGATACACCGGGCGACGAGGCATACGATTATGATCTCTATTTTCCCGGACTCGAATATGTTGATGTGCTGGCCGCTGATGTCTATCACAATGATTACAAACAGAGTCATCATGATGATTTGATTGAACTGGCCGGCGATAAAGTTATTTCGCTGGGTGAAATCGGAAAAATGCCTGAACCTGATATTCTTGATGAACAGCCGCAATGGACCTGGTTTATGGGATGGGCCAACTGGCTGTTCAAAGCCAATGATCCCGATTCCGTGCGAGCGCTGTATAACTCACCCAGAGTCCTTACGATGGATGAGATTGAAAAGAATGCAAAGGGCGAGTACCGCGTTACCCTTGAATAA
- the tnpA gene encoding IS200/IS605 family transposase, whose product MANTYTQIYLQFVFAVKNRMSLIQSDWKDELYKYITGIAQNNKHKLIAINGMPDHLHLFIGYKPHQLIPDLLQDIKGCSSTWINERRLACGKFGWQAGYGAFSYSHSQINNVATYIKNQEKHHRKKSFRTEYIEFLDNFNVDYSDRYIFYDIE is encoded by the coding sequence ATGGCAAATACCTATACACAAATCTACCTTCAATTCGTGTTCGCAGTGAAAAACAGAATGTCTTTGATTCAATCGGACTGGAAAGATGAGCTTTATAAATATATCACCGGAATTGCTCAGAATAACAAGCACAAACTCATTGCAATAAATGGAATGCCGGATCATTTGCACCTATTTATTGGTTATAAGCCGCACCAATTAATACCTGACCTTCTTCAGGATATCAAGGGATGTTCGTCTACCTGGATTAATGAGCGTAGACTGGCTTGTGGAAAATTCGGATGGCAAGCCGGATATGGAGCGTTTTCGTATTCGCACTCACAAATCAATAATGTTGCGACGTATATAAAAAATCAGGAAAAACATCATAGAAAGAAATCTTTTAGGACAGAATATATCGAATTTTTAGATAATTTTAACGTTGATTACAGTGATCGTTATATTTTTTATGATATTGAGTAG
- a CDS encoding DUF368 domain-containing protein, with the protein MKKHHLIQFLQGLALGSANVIPGVSGGTMALLFGIFERLINAIKSFNLTALQWLGQREWRKFAQHTDFVFLMSLLFGIVAAILSLAELLDFLFQRYPEWVWSFFLGLILASVYFVGRRIEHWRPPVFIMLIAGAALALFISFVNPATENDGFFYLILCGAVSMCSMILPGLSGSFVLVLMGNYQLVMIHAVSQRDFTILLPVALGAGLGLVLFANLIAWIFKHFRNATLGLLTGFIFGSVGVLWPWKNTLYLRDAAGELIIKEGEAVITGYRPFFPDVFTSEFAVALLLMVVGAGLIILIERSAPEKES; encoded by the coding sequence ATGAAAAAACACCATCTCATCCAATTTTTGCAGGGACTTGCATTGGGCTCCGCCAACGTTATCCCCGGCGTGTCCGGCGGTACCATGGCGCTGTTGTTCGGCATTTTTGAGCGGCTCATCAATGCCATCAAATCGTTTAATTTGACGGCGCTGCAATGGCTCGGACAGCGTGAATGGCGTAAATTTGCCCAACACACCGATTTCGTGTTTCTGATGTCCCTGCTTTTCGGGATCGTCGCTGCCATTCTGTCGCTGGCAGAATTATTGGATTTTCTCTTTCAGCGCTATCCGGAATGGGTATGGTCTTTTTTCCTGGGGCTTATCCTGGCCTCGGTCTATTTTGTCGGCAGACGCATCGAACACTGGCGCCCGCCGGTGTTTATCATGCTGATTGCCGGGGCAGCCCTGGCGCTGTTTATCTCGTTTGTCAATCCCGCCACCGAAAATGACGGTTTTTTTTACCTGATTCTTTGCGGCGCCGTCAGCATGTGCAGCATGATCCTGCCCGGACTTTCGGGGTCGTTTGTTCTGGTTTTAATGGGGAATTATCAACTGGTCATGATTCATGCTGTGAGTCAGCGCGATTTTACCATCCTTTTGCCCGTCGCATTGGGCGCGGGACTCGGTTTGGTTTTATTCGCCAATTTGATTGCATGGATTTTTAAACATTTCCGCAATGCGACGCTGGGATTGCTCACAGGATTTATTTTCGGATCGGTCGGAGTGTTGTGGCCGTGGAAAAACACACTGTATCTGCGGGATGCTGCCGGGGAATTGATCATCAAGGAAGGTGAGGCGGTCATTACCGGCTATCGGCCGTTTTTCCCGGATGTCTTTACGTCAGAGTTTGCGGTTGCGCTGCTGCTGATGGTTGTTGGGGCGGGTTTGATTATTTTGATTGAGCGGTCCGCGCCGGAGAAAGAATCGTAG
- a CDS encoding glycosyltransferase family 2 protein — MSSCYIAILAYNEESTIESLIFDIAKYIHPEHILIVDDGSVDATAERARKSKCTVLSHPCNLGKGDAIRSAIRFGVAHKYRWMIMMDADLQHPPSSLPAFFHAIESDVSDVIIANRTDRQRCMPAHRQLSNGITSIMVSLVSGARIRDSQCGYRALRLDALKAMNFCERGFQVESEMLIKLGKTGSRFAEIPIRTVYTNKGSAIHPVRDTLLFAKLIFKSLTWQ, encoded by the coding sequence ATGAGTTCTTGTTATATTGCAATTTTAGCATATAATGAAGAATCGACGATTGAATCCTTGATCTTTGACATAGCAAAGTATATTCATCCCGAACATATCCTGATTGTGGATGACGGGTCCGTTGATGCAACGGCGGAACGCGCGAGAAAAAGCAAGTGCACCGTGCTCTCTCATCCTTGCAATCTTGGCAAGGGTGATGCCATTCGGTCAGCTATCCGGTTCGGCGTGGCTCACAAATACAGATGGATGATCATGATGGATGCGGACTTGCAGCATCCCCCCAGTTCTCTGCCGGCTTTTTTTCATGCGATTGAAAGCGATGTTTCGGATGTCATTATCGCAAATCGAACCGATCGGCAGCGCTGTATGCCGGCCCATCGTCAATTGAGCAACGGGATTACTTCCATTATGGTCTCGCTTGTTTCCGGCGCACGCATCCGGGACAGTCAATGCGGATATCGCGCCTTGCGATTAGACGCTCTAAAGGCCATGAATTTCTGTGAACGAGGGTTTCAAGTTGAATCTGAAATGCTGATTAAACTGGGTAAAACCGGGAGCCGTTTTGCAGAAATCCCCATTCGCACCGTGTACACAAATAAAGGCAGCGCCATTCATCCGGTTCGGGATACTCTGTTGTTTGCCAAACTCATTTTCAAAAGCCTGACCTGGCAGTGA
- a CDS encoding peptidylprolyl isomerase: MKHRHMSVLLLGIILLYAALGAAQVRTMYVKVAEENLRIAPNGRKIGTILKGTEMTILQERDNWVQVQLTGWFWKPSLTAFKASDDSGEFHALHIMVKTREKAQEIKQKLEQGQDFSTLARQHSIAPSASIGGDLGYFDRGDFSQKIESVIVSLDVNKVSDIVETAHGYNIFKRIE; this comes from the coding sequence ATGAAGCATCGTCATATGTCAGTTTTGCTGTTGGGCATCATTCTGTTGTATGCTGCGTTGGGCGCTGCACAGGTCAGAACCATGTACGTCAAGGTAGCGGAAGAAAACCTGCGTATCGCTCCCAACGGCCGTAAAATCGGCACTATTCTCAAAGGCACGGAAATGACCATTCTGCAGGAACGGGACAACTGGGTGCAGGTGCAACTCACCGGCTGGTTCTGGAAGCCGTCCCTCACCGCATTCAAAGCTTCAGACGATTCCGGAGAATTTCATGCGCTGCATATTATGGTCAAAACGCGGGAAAAAGCGCAGGAGATCAAACAAAAGCTTGAACAGGGTCAGGATTTTTCAACATTGGCTCGCCAACATTCAATCGCGCCGAGCGCCTCTATTGGCGGTGACCTGGGTTATTTTGATCGCGGAGATTTTAGTCAGAAAATAGAGTCTGTGATTGTATCGCTTGATGTCAACAAAGTCAGTGATATTGTAGAAACAGCGCATGGTTACAATATTTTCAAACGTATAGAATAA
- a CDS encoding PfkB family carbohydrate kinase: MTKTIPYRCVGLGLIVVDHLLLTQHYPEPNTKNIVDHYVMQGGGPVPTALAVLGRLGIPGTFISTVGDDEMADFLQHELEQFHVDCSALERHPDRMTAESFVIIDQRNGDRTIFLNRNGSSISDLNEACINHIREAEILHIDGRDIDLCIETAQIARRHNTRVSIDIGSNRPIPEELLQWVDIAIVSETFSEHQIEKSPLKSAKKLLDFGITTAAVTCGAQGSYWASREESFHQRAFPVPVVDTTGAGDVFHGASLYGIMNGYTLRKTAQFASAVSAIVCSHIGGKPGIPDLGQIEHFINTLTVSSEDL; encoded by the coding sequence ATGACAAAGACCATACCCTATCGATGCGTTGGTTTGGGGTTAATTGTTGTCGACCATTTACTGTTGACACAACATTATCCGGAACCCAACACAAAAAATATCGTTGATCATTATGTGATGCAGGGCGGCGGTCCTGTCCCCACAGCGCTGGCTGTGCTGGGACGATTGGGCATCCCCGGCACATTTATCTCTACGGTTGGTGACGATGAAATGGCGGATTTTCTGCAGCACGAATTAGAGCAGTTTCATGTGGATTGTTCCGCTCTGGAAAGACATCCGGATCGGATGACAGCCGAATCATTCGTCATTATCGATCAACGAAACGGAGACCGAACTATTTTTCTGAATCGTAATGGCAGTAGTATTTCAGACCTGAATGAGGCCTGTATAAACCACATACGCGAGGCTGAGATTCTGCATATAGACGGTCGAGACATTGACCTTTGTATTGAAACCGCTCAAATCGCCCGTCGACACAACACTCGGGTGTCTATTGATATCGGCAGCAACCGGCCCATTCCGGAAGAATTGCTTCAATGGGTTGATATCGCCATAGTCAGCGAGACGTTTTCAGAGCATCAAATAGAAAAAAGCCCTCTGAAAAGTGCGAAAAAATTATTAGATTTCGGTATTACAACCGCGGCGGTTACCTGTGGGGCCCAAGGCAGTTACTGGGCCAGCAGAGAGGAATCGTTTCACCAGCGCGCATTTCCGGTCCCGGTTGTAGATACCACAGGCGCGGGAGATGTATTTCACGGCGCCTCTTTATACGGCATCATGAATGGTTATACATTAAGGAAAACAGCACAATTCGCTTCAGCGGTTTCCGCGATCGTCTGCTCTCACATCGGCGGTAAACCGGGAATACCTGATCTTGGACAAATAGAACATTTTATTAATACTTTAACCGTATCATCGGAGGATTTATGA
- the ftcD gene encoding glutamate formimidoyltransferase, whose product MKLVECVPNFSEGRDAKKIQTIHDAITSVSGVKVLHRDSGFDVNRTVITFAGDKMSVFQAAFNAIQTAFELIDMRSHKGVHPRVGATDVCPFIPLSGTSMRDCISLARELGKKVGAELDIPVYLYAHAALIDARRNLSCIRSGEYEGFQTKLEKAEWKPDFGPARFNPVSGATAIGARPLLIAYNINLDTEELDIAKEIAAVVRESGKRLVDPDGSVKNIPGRLKQCKAIGWTLKQYNKVQVSMNLVDFTVTPMHTAFETVKEEAKKRSVHVTGSELIGMCPLEALLQAGRYYLQSDSKPDQLIQTAVQALGLNDLGPFDPDAKIIERQITKLFDEP is encoded by the coding sequence ATGAAACTGGTAGAATGCGTGCCCAATTTCAGTGAAGGACGGGATGCCAAAAAAATTCAAACTATCCATGATGCGATCACATCGGTGTCCGGGGTAAAGGTACTGCATAGAGACAGCGGTTTTGATGTAAACCGAACGGTCATCACCTTTGCCGGAGACAAAATGAGTGTCTTCCAGGCCGCATTTAACGCCATTCAAACAGCTTTTGAATTGATTGATATGCGCTCTCACAAAGGTGTACATCCCCGGGTTGGCGCCACAGATGTGTGTCCGTTCATTCCATTAAGTGGTACGTCGATGCGGGACTGTATATCGCTTGCCCGCGAACTGGGGAAAAAAGTAGGCGCAGAACTTGACATACCGGTTTACCTATACGCGCATGCGGCTCTGATAGATGCCCGGCGCAATCTTTCCTGCATCCGAAGCGGTGAATATGAAGGATTTCAGACAAAACTCGAAAAAGCTGAATGGAAACCTGACTTTGGTCCCGCACGCTTTAACCCTGTCAGCGGAGCCACCGCCATTGGCGCTCGTCCTTTGCTCATCGCTTATAATATAAATCTTGACACAGAGGAACTTGATATTGCAAAAGAAATTGCAGCCGTTGTCCGGGAATCAGGAAAGCGCCTTGTTGATCCGGACGGCAGTGTAAAGAACATCCCCGGCCGTCTCAAACAGTGCAAAGCAATTGGCTGGACCCTGAAGCAATATAACAAAGTTCAGGTGTCCATGAATCTTGTTGATTTTACCGTAACACCGATGCACACAGCCTTTGAAACCGTCAAGGAAGAGGCAAAAAAAAGATCTGTGCATGTTACCGGCAGTGAACTGATTGGCATGTGTCCGCTTGAGGCGCTTTTGCAAGCGGGGCGGTATTATTTGCAATCAGATTCAAAACCGGATCAATTGATTCAAACGGCGGTGCAGGCGCTGGGGCTAAATGACCTCGGTCCTTTTGACCCGGACGCCAAAATCATAGAACGACAAATCACAAAACTATTTGATGAACCATGA
- the ispG gene encoding flavodoxin-dependent (E)-4-hydroxy-3-methylbut-2-enyl-diphosphate synthase: MIKRRKTRKIFVGNIPIGGDAPIAIQSMTNTDTTDIAATVNQIKALESAGCDIVRTAVPQKQALTAFAEIKKQITIPLVADIHFDYKLALGSLDAGADKIRINPGNIGKKEYVEKVVKKAVRYKIPIRVGVNSGSIEKDLLNEEGGATVNALVRSGLRNIDLCREFGAEDLVLSLKSSDVLKTIEAYRSAARQTDVPLHIGVTEAGTVKSGTIKSAVGLGILLADGIGDTLRVSLTGDPVDEVTVGRQILKSLNLTPPGVNIISCPTCGRTRVDMIPIVDSVEKRLAGIDKPLTLAIMGCVVNGPGEAREADIGVACGKDSAVLFKKGKIIRRIKEDQIVQELINEVENWKG, from the coding sequence ATGATCAAACGCAGAAAAACCCGTAAAATATTTGTAGGGAATATTCCGATTGGCGGCGATGCTCCAATAGCTATTCAGAGTATGACCAATACAGATACAACAGACATTGCCGCCACTGTAAACCAGATCAAGGCTCTGGAAAGCGCCGGTTGCGATATTGTACGCACGGCCGTTCCGCAAAAACAGGCGCTAACCGCGTTTGCAGAGATCAAGAAACAAATCACGATCCCCCTGGTGGCGGACATTCATTTTGACTATAAACTGGCCCTGGGTTCACTGGACGCAGGAGCGGACAAAATCCGTATTAATCCCGGTAATATCGGAAAAAAAGAATATGTAGAAAAAGTCGTAAAAAAAGCGGTCCGATATAAAATCCCCATACGAGTCGGTGTCAATTCCGGTTCAATTGAAAAGGATTTATTGAACGAGGAAGGCGGCGCCACAGTCAATGCACTGGTGCGCAGCGGATTGCGCAATATCGACCTGTGCAGAGAGTTTGGGGCGGAAGATTTGGTCTTGTCTCTGAAATCATCCGATGTTTTAAAAACCATTGAAGCGTATCGATCCGCCGCGCGTCAAACCGATGTGCCTCTGCATATCGGGGTAACGGAAGCCGGGACGGTAAAAAGCGGCACGATCAAAAGCGCGGTGGGACTGGGCATCTTGCTCGCGGATGGTATTGGAGATACCCTGCGCGTCTCTTTAACAGGAGATCCGGTGGATGAAGTGACGGTCGGGCGGCAAATTCTGAAAAGCCTGAATCTCACACCTCCGGGTGTGAACATTATTTCCTGTCCCACCTGCGGACGAACTCGGGTGGATATGATTCCGATTGTGGACAGCGTAGAGAAACGTCTGGCGGGTATAGATAAACCACTGACACTGGCCATTATGGGCTGCGTGGTAAACGGACCGGGAGAAGCGCGGGAAGCGGATATCGGTGTCGCCTGTGGAAAAGACAGCGCTGTTTTGTTCAAAAAGGGAAAAATCATCCGCCGAATCAAAGAGGATCAGATTGTGCAAGAGCTGATAAACGAGGTAGAGAACTGGAAAGGTTGA
- a CDS encoding TetR/AcrR family transcriptional regulator, with protein MMQQNDRHCSSTKNTIFQVAARLFSEKGYNGVSMREISEKCNVSKPTIYYYFGSKEGIYKELIETGVDHVFTTLESASKQPIPVKERLVLIFKQFFQAAKTHPDYVRFFQKLFTSMEKEPVLVDMQAEAEARGKILITMIQEAVETGEFGASAHPELAARIVGGVLQSFIWQQLHSQEDVLNDDLAEEIVEMLFKGLNE; from the coding sequence ATGATGCAGCAAAATGACAGGCACTGCAGTTCTACAAAAAACACCATTTTTCAGGTCGCTGCAAGACTTTTTTCCGAAAAAGGCTATAACGGTGTTTCCATGCGGGAAATATCCGAGAAATGCAATGTTTCCAAACCGACGATCTATTATTATTTCGGAAGTAAAGAGGGTATTTACAAAGAACTGATCGAGACCGGTGTGGATCATGTGTTTACTACCCTAGAGTCAGCATCAAAACAACCCATTCCGGTCAAGGAACGGCTTGTTTTGATTTTTAAACAATTTTTCCAGGCGGCAAAGACACATCCGGATTATGTCCGCTTTTTTCAAAAACTGTTCACCTCAATGGAAAAGGAACCGGTTCTGGTGGATATGCAGGCGGAAGCTGAAGCACGAGGAAAAATATTAATAACCATGATTCAGGAAGCTGTTGAAACAGGTGAGTTTGGCGCCAGCGCGCATCCTGAACTGGCGGCGCGAATCGTTGGCGGGGTCCTGCAGTCATTTATCTGGCAGCAACTGCATTCGCAAGAGGATGTTTTGAACGATGACCTGGCTGAAGAAATTGTTGAAATGCTTTTTAAAGGATTGAATGAATAA
- a CDS encoding TolC family protein — translation MKRLMYTGLCIIFLISVSLQAQEPMVLTLDKSVSIALENNPGYQSAEKQVQKAEAGVWEAYSQVLPQVNANANVQHNWDIQTTRMPNFLKPALPDQFSSQMPDYIEVAFGLENSFRYGANLQQPLFLGGAGLSGIQMALAGVKAAEYDKASRKQSLIYNSTQAFYSCILAKELVTVQEEALEQAKANLNVVTKKYNAGTASRFDKMRAEVNVANTEPQAISARNNYQIALTQLRMVLGLPRNQELKVDGNLLYEQESMAEMTLSDLKDKALQYRPEVQAFHEQRYIAKKGITAARSAFMPKLIFQTDYSYMANQNDWKLNQNEFSKGFTSSISLQVPLFSGFKNNKSYQKAKLDYKIVLDHDKQLKDGIVAEVEMSYNNLQEAGEKYQAAAQSVELAQESYRLANMMYEEGASTQLDVWAAQSAMTQAQLNELRSLFDYQMARYELRKATGTLTGLLE, via the coding sequence ATGAAACGTCTAATGTACACAGGGTTGTGTATCATTTTTTTAATCAGTGTCTCGCTGCAGGCTCAGGAGCCTATGGTTCTGACACTCGATAAAAGTGTCTCTATCGCCCTGGAAAACAATCCGGGTTACCAGAGCGCTGAAAAGCAGGTGCAAAAAGCCGAGGCCGGTGTGTGGGAGGCCTATTCACAGGTGCTGCCGCAGGTGAATGCCAACGCCAATGTTCAGCACAACTGGGATATTCAAACCACCCGAATGCCCAACTTTTTAAAACCGGCGTTGCCGGATCAATTCAGCAGCCAGATGCCGGACTATATCGAAGTGGCGTTTGGACTGGAGAATTCGTTCCGTTACGGCGCAAACTTGCAGCAGCCTTTATTTCTCGGCGGCGCCGGACTCTCCGGAATTCAAATGGCTTTGGCCGGAGTCAAGGCCGCCGAATATGACAAGGCTTCCAGAAAACAGTCATTGATTTACAATTCAACCCAGGCGTTTTACTCCTGTATTTTGGCCAAAGAGCTGGTGACGGTTCAGGAAGAGGCGCTGGAACAGGCAAAGGCCAATCTAAATGTGGTGACGAAAAAATACAATGCAGGTACGGCATCCCGGTTTGATAAAATGCGTGCCGAGGTCAATGTGGCCAATACAGAGCCCCAGGCTATTTCAGCCCGAAATAATTATCAGATTGCATTAACACAATTGCGTATGGTCCTGGGTCTGCCCAGGAATCAGGAACTAAAAGTAGACGGCAATTTGCTCTATGAACAGGAATCCATGGCAGAAATGACCTTGAGCGATCTGAAAGACAAAGCCCTGCAATATCGTCCCGAGGTACAGGCGTTTCATGAACAGCGTTATATCGCCAAAAAGGGAATTACAGCGGCGCGCAGTGCGTTTATGCCGAAATTGATATTCCAAACCGATTATTCCTATATGGCGAACCAGAACGACTGGAAACTGAATCAGAATGAATTCAGCAAGGGTTTTACTTCAAGTATCAGTTTGCAGGTGCCGCTGTTCAGCGGATTCAAAAACAATAAATCCTATCAAAAAGCCAAACTGGACTATAAAATCGTCCTGGATCATGACAAGCAGCTAAAAGACGGCATTGTCGCAGAAGTGGAAATGTCATATAATAATCTTCAGGAAGCCGGCGAAAAGTATCAGGCCGCCGCGCAGTCCGTGGAACTCGCGCAAGAGTCTTATCGGCTGGCCAATATGATGTACGAAGAGGGCGCCAGCACGCAACTGGATGTCTGGGCTGCCCAGTCGGCGATGACTCAGGCGCAGCTGAACGAATTGCGGTCTTTGTTTGATTATCAAATGGCCAGATATGAACTGCGCAAAGCAACAGGAACATTAACCGGACTATTAGAATAA
- a CDS encoding efflux RND transporter periplasmic adaptor subunit, with protein MKRILSIGCVVLVISVLLGCATGVEEKEQDVRVPVTVQTVTRGDLEQSLTYQGDIKARVEVRVFSKIPDRIARFFVKEGDVVKKGEPLAEIYATSIRQGVRQARAALSAAEAQHSNMKEEFQRSERLFKEGAVSQQQYDQVKTQYKAAKAQLEQAEAGLQSAKEGLKDATVTSPIQGVVGRRYMEAGDMASPGMPLILMVQMDSVEIRFDVTENDLGKIKTGQTARVHIKSYKDKVFTGKVKRISPVLDPMTRMATVKVHIDNPEGLLRSGMYAKVEIVTGIVENTILVPRFATLENTRLNRESSGNQVVKEYHVFVVKDSLAEQRTLDINYINHVRMAVDSGLQVGEKLIVEGQNNIKDQTPVKIVKEESEL; from the coding sequence ATGAAACGTATATTATCTATAGGTTGTGTCGTACTGGTTATTTCAGTACTGCTCGGATGCGCAACAGGTGTCGAGGAAAAAGAACAGGATGTTCGTGTTCCGGTGACCGTACAAACTGTAACGCGTGGTGATCTGGAACAATCGCTCACCTACCAGGGTGATATCAAAGCCCGGGTGGAGGTCAGAGTTTTTTCCAAGATTCCCGACCGCATTGCGCGTTTCTTTGTAAAAGAGGGAGATGTGGTGAAAAAAGGAGAACCGCTGGCTGAAATTTACGCGACTTCCATCCGTCAGGGTGTGAGACAAGCCCGGGCTGCATTATCCGCCGCTGAAGCACAGCATTCCAATATGAAAGAAGAGTTTCAACGCAGCGAACGGCTTTTTAAAGAGGGTGCGGTGAGTCAACAACAGTATGATCAGGTTAAAACTCAATACAAAGCCGCCAAAGCGCAACTGGAACAGGCTGAAGCGGGATTGCAAAGCGCAAAAGAGGGATTAAAGGATGCCACGGTTACTTCGCCCATTCAGGGGGTGGTCGGCAGACGCTATATGGAAGCCGGTGATATGGCATCACCCGGTATGCCGCTTATTTTGATGGTTCAGATGGACAGCGTAGAGATCCGGTTCGACGTGACTGAAAATGATCTCGGCAAAATCAAGACGGGACAAACTGCGCGTGTTCATATTAAAAGTTATAAAGATAAAGTGTTTACAGGTAAGGTTAAACGCATCAGTCCGGTTCTGGATCCGATGACGCGTATGGCGACGGTTAAAGTTCATATTGATAACCCTGAAGGGTTGCTGCGTTCCGGTATGTACGCCAAAGTTGAAATTGTGACCGGCATTGTGGAAAACACGATCCTGGTGCCGAGATTTGCGACGCTTGAAAATACACGTCTAAACCGTGAGAGCAGCGGCAACCAGGTGGTCAAAGAATATCATGTGTTTGTCGTAAAAGACAGCCTGGCTGAGCAACGGACACTGGATATTAATTACATCAACCATGTGCGCATGGCTGTGGACAGCGGTCTGCAAGTCGGAGAAAAACTGATTGTAGAAGGCCAGAACAATATCAAAGACCAAACACCTGTCAAGATCGTCAAAGAGGAAAGTGAATTATGA